A single genomic interval of Metasolibacillus fluoroglycofenilyticus harbors:
- a CDS encoding nitroreductase family protein encodes MEFQQLIEQRRSANNFLLDVLITEADLKEIFDDVKYTPTAFNLQHAHYYAVMDKEKKEQIREAANGQYKVHSASAVLIVTGDRYAYRQTECLNQGMRDLGIITEGELQDLIKENTVFYEGRGEQFMKEEAIRNASLSGMMFMLAAKNRGWDTCPMIGFDQEKVRELMQIPANQEVVLMITIGKEKEKSRRLRGYRKPVNEFVQFI; translated from the coding sequence ATGGAATTTCAACAACTAATTGAGCAACGTCGTTCAGCTAATAACTTTTTATTAGATGTCCTGATTACTGAGGCTGATTTAAAAGAAATTTTTGATGACGTGAAATATACGCCAACAGCTTTTAATTTACAGCATGCGCATTATTACGCTGTGATGGATAAGGAGAAGAAGGAGCAAATACGGGAAGCAGCTAACGGTCAATACAAGGTGCATAGTGCCTCCGCTGTTCTTATCGTAACAGGTGATCGCTATGCCTATCGGCAGACAGAGTGCTTGAATCAAGGGATGCGTGACTTAGGCATCATTACAGAAGGAGAGCTACAAGACCTCATTAAGGAAAATACGGTCTTTTACGAAGGTCGAGGAGAGCAGTTTATGAAGGAGGAGGCTATCCGTAATGCCTCGTTATCTGGGATGATGTTTATGCTGGCAGCTAAAAATCGAGGTTGGGATACATGCCCGATGATTGGCTTTGACCAAGAGAAAGTGCGTGAGCTTATGCAAATTCCTGCTAATCAAGAAGTTGTATTAATGATTACAATTGGCAAGGAAAAGGAAAAAAGTCGCCGTTTAAGAGGCTATCGCAAGCCAGTAAACGAGTTCGTGCAATTTATTTAA